A stretch of the Capsicum annuum cultivar UCD-10X-F1 chromosome 8, UCD10Xv1.1, whole genome shotgun sequence genome encodes the following:
- the LOC107860828 gene encoding uncharacterized protein LOC107860828, with protein sequence MTSRMRKFGFGLSRDLALECKAAMLNSNIVIPNFNTSQTEVSASSAYVYSVYNDGKKYIVCFDRRTCSCWRFQLDEITCEQAIAVLKSKDVVDMKPYCSEYYYPLRKTYEGSMFPIPNNKDWIVPQEVMNKVVLPPKYKRPPERPKKNRHKKSSETMTSSSNCCRRCGYEGHNRCTCNFFSKEE encoded by the exons atgacgTCCAGAATGAGGAAGTTTGGATTTGGTTTATCCCGTGACTTGGCGTTAGAATGTAAggctgctatgctgaatagtaatATTGTTATACCCAATTTTAACACGAGTCAAACTGAG GTTAGTGCGTCATCAGCGTATGTATATTCTGTTTACAATGACGGTAAGAAATACATAGTATGTTTTGACAGGAGGACTTGCAGTTGCTGGAGATTTCAATTGGATGAGATTACATGTGAACAAGCGATTGCAGTTCTAAAAAGTAAGGATGTAGTTGATATGAAGCCTTATTGCTCCGAGTATTACTATCCATTAAGGAAGACGTATGAAGGATCAATGTTTCCAATACCAAATAACAAGGATTGGATTGTGCCACAAGAAGTTATGAACAAAGTTGTGTTACCACCAAAATACAAACGTCCACCTGAAAGACCAAAGAAAAACAGgcacaagaaatcaagtgaaactaTGACATCGAGCAGTAATTGTTGCAGAAGATGTGGTTATGAAGGTCACAACAGGTGTACTTGTAACTTCTTTTCAAAGGAGGAGTGA